A genomic segment from Bradyrhizobium sp. CB1015 encodes:
- a CDS encoding flavin-dependent monooxygenase, which produces MRVATSLAARRRFRKKSSTASDESASIGLWLPSDSAVRSERCRLVERISETDGSAGWVASFGDGARYLAALPDDTLRKVYANGPDVVLAGALFPLQPAKRCADGFIVNGVWPFASGSPEADLIGVGITLEDDPSGDLPRVAVMPAEKVTIRPNWDVIGLQGTGSHDVVVSDVIVPEEWTLIRGGPPTLDGPIYRYPAVAFAAQAHAIVGIGIARSAIDDVIAMAETRASITGAPVRAERGYVQLEIAKAEAMLRSARSFFYEATEELWKEALKGEVNLGTTTLMRLAATNAARQGAEVCRIASGLAGTEALYSTSNLARAMCDSFVVAQHAALNEGTLQSAGRALLGSAIQPGFP; this is translated from the coding sequence GTGCGCGTCGCGACGAGTTTAGCCGCACGCAGAAGATTCCGAAAGAAATCATCGACGGCTTCAGACGAGTCGGCGTCTATCGGGCTATGGCTGCCAAGCGATTCGGCGGTGAGGAGCGAACGCTGTCGGCTGGTCGAGCGCATTTCCGAAACCGACGGCTCCGCCGGTTGGGTCGCCAGCTTCGGGGATGGAGCTCGCTACCTCGCTGCTCTTCCGGACGACACGCTTCGCAAAGTGTACGCCAATGGACCTGACGTGGTGTTGGCGGGTGCGCTTTTCCCGCTCCAACCCGCTAAGCGATGCGCCGACGGATTTATCGTGAACGGCGTGTGGCCATTCGCTAGCGGCTCACCAGAGGCGGATTTGATAGGAGTTGGTATCACGTTGGAAGACGATCCGAGCGGTGACCTCCCGCGTGTAGCGGTGATGCCGGCCGAGAAGGTGACAATTCGGCCCAATTGGGACGTCATCGGACTGCAAGGCACCGGAAGCCACGATGTCGTCGTCAGCGACGTCATTGTGCCAGAGGAATGGACCTTGATCCGCGGCGGTCCGCCGACACTTGATGGGCCGATCTATCGTTATCCTGCCGTCGCCTTCGCCGCGCAGGCGCATGCGATTGTCGGCATCGGGATTGCGCGCTCCGCAATAGACGACGTGATCGCCATGGCCGAAACCCGTGCCTCGATCACTGGAGCGCCCGTGAGGGCTGAGCGCGGCTATGTCCAGCTTGAAATCGCCAAAGCCGAAGCCATGCTACGTTCCGCTCGTTCCTTCTTTTACGAAGCCACGGAGGAGCTGTGGAAGGAAGCGCTCAAGGGTGAGGTAAATCTTGGCACCACGACGCTAATGCGGCTCGCCGCGACGAACGCAGCGCGGCAGGGGGCTGAGGTGTGCAGGATTGCGAGCGGTCTTGCTGGAACTGAGGCGCTCTATAGCACCAGCAATCTAGCACGGGCCATGTGCGACAGCTTCGTGGTTGCCCAGCACGCAGCTTTAAACGAGGGAACGCTCCAGAGCGCTGGCCGCGCCCTGCTCGGAAGTGCAATACAACCGGGCTTCCCATAA
- a CDS encoding peptide ligase PGM1-related protein: MNAGTPQMSGAHLTKAQRSLAASSAHRSAWFAQEGDLIVSPVAIPADLLSFIGATLDFDASRLRLVVPASRQSTILDDCTLLSQPVVERLKRHIRQKSAWRLHPCYFTEGVARLAATLGISKTGDDFALQRGPDLLNRKSHFRQLATSVALPLPHGCVATDPNGLFKAVTALKSETGRVIVKLDNGAGGVGNVILTRSKSDPLPGARDTRMISWPSLDPDALYSEITTASCKTLVVESYHLARSLFYLEYEIQDDASIAFINSGNIRLRKSTDRSERALTWTGLELPSDLENEQWLTAQEHAYRFVALARDLGYRGMINIDAIFTKDERLLFNEANGRWGGGSVLHNIAIRLLGFDYSSRNVILSVRNVRSPSFQAAHDRFFKEGLLFDRTRKAGVIPLAADEEAGTVECVVIAPDRTAAHDQQHRLLSS; encoded by the coding sequence ATGAATGCCGGTACGCCTCAGATGTCGGGCGCCCATCTAACAAAGGCTCAACGTTCGCTGGCCGCCAGCTCGGCACACCGTTCAGCGTGGTTTGCTCAGGAGGGCGACCTGATCGTCTCCCCGGTAGCGATCCCGGCGGATCTGCTATCCTTCATTGGCGCGACGCTCGATTTCGATGCATCGCGTCTTCGCCTTGTTGTACCTGCGAGCCGCCAATCGACGATCCTCGATGATTGCACGTTGCTGTCCCAGCCTGTTGTCGAGCGGCTCAAAAGACATATTCGTCAGAAATCCGCCTGGCGATTGCATCCCTGCTACTTTACAGAAGGTGTCGCACGTTTGGCGGCCACACTGGGCATATCGAAGACCGGGGACGACTTCGCTCTGCAGCGCGGGCCTGATCTGTTGAATCGCAAGAGCCACTTCCGTCAGTTGGCAACAAGCGTCGCACTTCCGCTCCCTCATGGATGTGTCGCGACAGACCCAAATGGACTATTCAAAGCGGTCACTGCCCTCAAATCCGAGACGGGCAGGGTCATTGTAAAGTTGGATAATGGAGCTGGAGGAGTCGGAAATGTCATCTTGACCCGCAGCAAAAGCGATCCGCTACCTGGAGCCAGAGATACTCGGATGATTTCGTGGCCGTCGCTTGATCCTGACGCGCTTTACTCTGAGATCACAACAGCATCGTGTAAGACGCTGGTCGTCGAATCATACCACTTGGCCCGATCTCTATTTTATCTCGAGTATGAAATCCAGGATGATGCATCAATCGCTTTTATCAACAGTGGAAACATACGCCTGCGTAAAAGCACAGATCGGTCCGAACGGGCTCTCACCTGGACGGGGCTTGAGCTTCCAAGCGACCTGGAGAACGAGCAATGGTTGACTGCCCAGGAGCATGCCTACCGATTTGTGGCACTAGCGAGAGACCTGGGCTATCGCGGAATGATCAACATCGACGCCATTTTCACAAAAGACGAACGGTTGCTGTTCAATGAAGCGAACGGCCGCTGGGGTGGCGGATCGGTGTTACACAACATTGCGATCCGGCTGCTCGGCTTCGACTATTCCAGCCGCAACGTTATTCTATCTGTAAGAAATGTGCGATCGCCATCCTTTCAAGCGGCGCATGATCGCTTCTTCAAAGAAGGACTCCTATTCGACCGCACACGTAAGGCGGGCGTGATCCCGCTTGCCGCCGACGAGGAGGCTGGCACCGTGGAGTGCGTTGTGATTGCGCCAGACAGGACTGCGGCCCACGATCAGCAACACCGACTTTTGAGCTCCTAG
- the trpD gene encoding anthranilate phosphoribosyltransferase yields MEPLKSIIGKVATGATLTREEAALAFDSMMSGDATPSQIGGLLIGMRVRGETIEEVTGAASAMRNIMPTVETRCDPIDIAGTSDTVMCSLNVSTCASFIVAGVGVPVAKNVNRAASLRSSTADVLARLGVKVDLKPEAIARCVHEADIGFIFASPDYPAMQRIRQIRSVLGTHTMFNLIEALSNPARVKRQILGVFTPEWVQPLAQVLKNLGADSVWVVHGSDGLDELSLTDTSFVAAVEAGTVRTFEVTPEEAGLPRYRADELECSDVEAHAFALQKVLDGLPGRFRDAALLNAAAALVVAGRASNLQEGVALGQESLDRGAAAARLNRLIAVSNA; encoded by the coding sequence ATGGAACCGCTTAAATCGATCATCGGCAAAGTTGCCACCGGTGCCACTCTGACCCGCGAGGAGGCCGCGTTAGCGTTCGACAGCATGATGTCCGGCGACGCAACTCCCTCGCAAATCGGTGGCTTGTTGATTGGGATGAGGGTCCGCGGGGAGACGATCGAAGAAGTCACGGGCGCCGCATCCGCAATGCGAAATATAATGCCCACCGTCGAGACGCGATGTGACCCCATCGATATCGCTGGCACGAGCGATACCGTTATGTGTTCGCTCAACGTTTCGACGTGCGCTTCGTTCATCGTCGCCGGGGTCGGCGTTCCCGTCGCCAAGAATGTCAACCGCGCGGCATCTTTGCGCTCAAGCACCGCAGACGTGTTGGCGCGCCTCGGCGTAAAGGTCGATCTCAAGCCTGAGGCAATTGCACGTTGTGTGCACGAAGCCGACATTGGCTTCATTTTTGCGTCACCCGACTATCCGGCGATGCAGCGCATCAGGCAGATCCGGAGCGTACTTGGAACCCACACGATGTTCAATCTAATCGAGGCTCTGTCGAATCCAGCCAGGGTCAAGCGGCAGATTCTTGGAGTGTTCACTCCCGAATGGGTGCAGCCTCTGGCGCAAGTCTTGAAGAACCTTGGTGCCGACTCGGTATGGGTTGTTCATGGCTCGGACGGGCTCGATGAATTATCCCTCACCGACACAAGCTTTGTTGCTGCGGTTGAGGCGGGTACAGTCCGCACGTTCGAAGTCACGCCGGAGGAAGCCGGGCTCCCCCGCTACCGCGCCGATGAGCTGGAGTGCAGTGATGTCGAGGCTCATGCCTTTGCGTTACAAAAAGTGCTTGATGGGCTGCCAGGTCGTTTTCGTGATGCCGCCCTTCTGAATGCGGCGGCCGCACTGGTGGTGGCCGGGCGGGCCTCGAACCTACAGGAAGGCGTGGCGCTTGGACAAGAATCACTTGATCGGGGCGCTGCCGCCGCTCGACTGAATCGCTTGATCGCCGTTTCAAACGCCTGA
- a CDS encoding FkbM family methyltransferase encodes MSSVEVHQHIVSLLQKPNPVILDIGCNDGADTQKFLELCPQPQLYCFEPDPRAIARFKKKLGSSLNRVKLFEIAISDRNGTIDFHPSNADGDAKDWDLSGSIRRPKNHLTEYDWVRFDHPVSVETRRLDDWCSEAKLDGVDFIWMDVQGAEADVIAGGMRTLSNTRFIYTEYSDRELYEGQLSLQAILNLLPSFEVAAHYPRAVEGDVLLKNTRA; translated from the coding sequence GTGTCGTCCGTAGAAGTACATCAGCACATCGTCTCACTTCTTCAGAAGCCGAACCCAGTCATCCTGGATATCGGCTGCAATGACGGGGCTGATACGCAAAAGTTCCTAGAACTGTGCCCGCAACCCCAGCTCTACTGCTTTGAGCCGGATCCTCGAGCGATCGCGCGCTTCAAGAAGAAGCTTGGCTCATCCCTCAATAGGGTGAAGCTGTTTGAAATCGCCATCAGTGATCGAAACGGAACGATCGACTTCCATCCAAGCAATGCAGATGGCGATGCGAAAGATTGGGACCTATCCGGTTCAATACGCCGTCCAAAGAACCATCTTACCGAGTACGATTGGGTCCGCTTTGATCACCCTGTCTCGGTTGAGACACGGCGGCTGGACGACTGGTGCAGCGAAGCCAAGCTGGACGGAGTCGATTTTATCTGGATGGACGTTCAGGGAGCCGAGGCCGACGTTATCGCCGGCGGTATGCGGACCTTGAGCAACACGCGCTTCATCTACACCGAATATAGTGACCGCGAGCTCTATGAAGGGCAGTTGTCCCTGCAAGCCATTCTTAACTTGTTGCCATCATTTGAAGTGGCGGCTCACTATCCGCGCGCAGTGGAAGGTGATGTATTGCTCAAAAATACGCGTGCCTAG
- a CDS encoding carbonic anhydrase: protein MQAAHSQDIYHLAKHVRSRRSLLLFAASTVFLRFGNKIVDAKEAKGPPKPNNVLSPDAALNRLLNGNDRYVQGAPRIDDFRRERLVLVEGQNPYAAVLSCADSRVVPELVFDSGLGDLFVCRVAGNFANDDTLASMEYAVAILNTPLILVLGHDHCGAIDATIKSLHEDKRPPGHISSLVAALSPAVKATGDQAGDAFAQATRQNVIDNVNKFKSTGPILNAAVEQNRLKVVGGVYRIGTGKVEIVS from the coding sequence ATGCAAGCAGCCCATTCTCAAGACATATACCATTTAGCCAAGCACGTGCGTTCGCGGCGGTCACTGTTGCTGTTTGCTGCTTCGACAGTTTTCCTGCGGTTCGGCAATAAGATTGTCGACGCGAAGGAAGCAAAAGGCCCGCCCAAGCCAAACAACGTACTCTCGCCAGATGCTGCCCTGAATCGGCTGCTGAACGGGAACGATCGTTATGTCCAGGGCGCACCACGAATCGACGATTTCAGGCGCGAGCGGCTGGTCTTGGTTGAGGGACAAAATCCATATGCGGCGGTTCTGAGCTGCGCCGACTCCCGTGTGGTCCCCGAACTTGTCTTCGACAGCGGACTAGGTGATCTGTTTGTCTGCCGCGTCGCCGGCAACTTCGCTAACGATGATACGCTCGCCAGTATGGAATACGCGGTTGCCATACTCAACACGCCGCTGATCCTCGTACTTGGCCACGATCATTGCGGTGCGATAGACGCCACGATCAAGTCGCTCCATGAAGATAAGCGGCCGCCGGGGCACATTTCATCCCTGGTCGCTGCACTTTCTCCTGCAGTGAAAGCAACTGGCGACCAAGCCGGCGACGCGTTCGCCCAAGCAACCCGACAAAATGTGATTGACAACGTCAACAAATTTAAATCGACGGGCCCGATTCTGAACGCCGCAGTCGAGCAGAACCGCCTGAAGGTCGTCGGGGGCGTGTATCGGATCGGCACCGGCAAGGTCGAGATTGTCAGCTGA
- a CDS encoding YopT-type cysteine protease domain-containing protein produces MYNRLDGQYTRADQADGSIRPADSTEFAQTLTEVARRESLPSGELIDRMGLCFSKPHTSDSIVYSPSNSRHSSLSSSSELSSADSPVRALFDYRTAELPEANVNGICVGLVAEWLLNLPSSPSSRMRALLPDTEKHRSAASRQEQYEELKAQLKTGGAEGSHNLQAKNTTLRDAGLEPSAEETRYRFDTSSCIDQIVKELTQDASMYLVSLRFAAGGAHMIATVTSNGTTTLFDPNYGEFSVPSDEVGELFKSLAERYRSPPNKMYISTVVTQRVT; encoded by the coding sequence ATGTATAATCGACTCGATGGCCAATACACACGCGCTGATCAAGCCGACGGATCGATCAGGCCCGCAGATAGTACCGAATTTGCGCAAACACTCACTGAAGTCGCGCGACGAGAGAGCCTGCCGTCGGGCGAATTGATCGACAGGATGGGGCTCTGCTTCAGCAAGCCACATACCTCAGATTCAATCGTTTATAGTCCAAGCAACTCGCGCCACAGCTCTCTGTCCTCCAGCTCGGAGTTATCCTCTGCCGATAGCCCTGTCCGCGCTCTATTCGATTACAGGACTGCTGAATTGCCCGAAGCCAATGTCAACGGAATCTGTGTTGGATTGGTAGCGGAGTGGCTCCTTAATCTCCCAAGCAGCCCGTCATCCCGAATGAGGGCTCTGCTCCCGGACACTGAAAAGCACCGCTCAGCGGCAAGTCGGCAGGAACAGTACGAAGAGCTCAAGGCTCAATTGAAAACCGGTGGCGCGGAAGGGTCTCACAACCTCCAGGCAAAAAACACAACGTTACGCGACGCTGGCTTAGAGCCGTCTGCTGAAGAGACGCGATATAGGTTTGATACATCTTCGTGCATTGACCAGATCGTGAAGGAGCTCACCCAGGATGCGTCCATGTATTTGGTCAGCTTGCGTTTCGCCGCAGGTGGCGCCCACATGATTGCGACAGTGACGTCGAATGGAACGACGACCCTTTTTGATCCTAACTATGGGGAATTTTCTGTTCCTTCAGATGAGGTCGGAGAGTTATTCAAGAGTCTTGCGGAGCGCTACAGGAGCCCCCCGAACAAAATGTACATATCGACTGTCGTCACACAAAGGGTGACGTGA
- the groL gene encoding chaperonin GroEL (60 kDa chaperone family; promotes refolding of misfolded polypeptides especially under stressful conditions; forms two stacked rings of heptamers to form a barrel-shaped 14mer; ends can be capped by GroES; misfolded proteins enter the barrel where they are refolded when GroES binds) gives MSVKDVKFGVDARDRMLRGVDILANAVQVTLGPKGRNVVLDKSFGAPRITKDGVAVAKDIELDDKFENMGAQMVREVASKAADAAGDGTTTATVLAAAIVREGAKSVAAGMNPMDLKRGIDLAVEAVVADLEKNSKKVTSNDEIAQVGTISANGDAEIGKFLADAMKKVGNEGVITVEEAKSLETELDVVEGMQFDRGYISPYFVTNADKMRVEMDDAYILINEKKLSSLNELLPLLEAVVQTGKPLVIVAEDVEGEALATLVVNRLRGGLKVAAVKAPGFGDRRKAMLQDIAILTGGQAISEDLGIKLENVTLNMLGRAKKLMIDKENTTIVNGAGQKADIEARVAQIKAQIEETTSDYDREKLQERLAKLAGGVAVIRVGGATEVEVKERKDRIDDAMHATRAAVEEGIVPGGGVALLRASEQLKGLRTKNDDQKTGVEIVRKALSWPARQIAINAGEDGSIVVGKVLDNEQYSFGFDAQTGEYGNLLSKGIIDPAKVVRIAVQNASSVAGLLITTEAMVAELPKKGGAGPAMPPGGGMGGMDF, from the coding sequence ATGTCAGTCAAAGACGTGAAGTTCGGAGTAGATGCGAGAGATCGTATGCTGCGCGGCGTCGACATTCTCGCCAACGCCGTACAGGTTACGCTTGGTCCAAAGGGCCGCAACGTCGTGCTCGACAAGTCGTTTGGCGCGCCACGTATTACCAAGGACGGCGTTGCCGTTGCCAAGGACATCGAACTCGACGACAAGTTCGAGAACATGGGCGCCCAGATGGTGCGCGAAGTGGCTTCGAAAGCTGCGGATGCTGCCGGCGACGGCACCACCACCGCGACCGTCCTGGCCGCCGCAATCGTGCGTGAAGGCGCCAAGTCGGTCGCCGCCGGCATGAACCCGATGGACCTCAAGCGCGGTATCGACCTCGCGGTCGAAGCCGTCGTGGCCGACCTCGAGAAGAACTCGAAGAAGGTCACCTCGAACGACGAGATCGCCCAGGTCGGCACCATCTCGGCCAACGGCGATGCCGAGATCGGCAAGTTCCTCGCCGACGCCATGAAGAAGGTCGGCAACGAGGGCGTCATCACCGTCGAGGAAGCCAAGTCGCTCGAGACCGAGCTCGATGTGGTCGAGGGCATGCAGTTCGACCGCGGCTACATCTCGCCCTACTTCGTCACCAACGCCGACAAGATGCGCGTTGAGATGGACGACGCCTACATCCTCATCAACGAGAAGAAGCTCTCCTCGCTGAACGAGCTGCTGCCGCTGCTCGAGGCCGTGGTGCAGACCGGCAAGCCGCTGGTCATCGTCGCCGAGGACGTCGAGGGCGAAGCGCTCGCGACCCTGGTCGTGAACCGTCTGCGCGGCGGCCTGAAGGTCGCGGCCGTCAAGGCTCCGGGCTTCGGCGATCGCCGCAAGGCCATGCTGCAGGACATCGCGATCCTGACCGGCGGCCAGGCGATCTCGGAAGACCTCGGCATCAAGCTCGAGAACGTCACGCTCAACATGCTCGGTCGCGCCAAGAAGTTGATGATCGACAAGGAGAACACCACGATCGTCAACGGCGCCGGCCAGAAGGCCGACATCGAGGCGCGCGTGGCCCAGATCAAGGCGCAGATCGAGGAAACCACCTCGGACTACGACCGTGAGAAGCTCCAGGAGCGTCTCGCCAAGCTCGCGGGGGGCGTCGCGGTGATCCGCGTCGGCGGCGCGACCGAGGTCGAGGTGAAGGAGCGCAAGGATCGCATTGATGACGCGATGCATGCGACCCGCGCCGCGGTCGAGGAAGGCATCGTTCCGGGCGGCGGCGTCGCCTTGCTCCGTGCCTCCGAGCAGCTCAAGGGCCTGCGCACCAAGAACGACGACCAGAAGACCGGCGTCGAGATCGTGCGCAAAGCACTGTCTTGGCCGGCCCGCCAGATCGCGATCAATGCCGGCGAAGACGGTTCGATCGTGGTCGGCAAGGTGCTCGATAACGAGCAGTACTCTTTTGGCTTCGATGCGCAGACAGGCGAGTACGGCAACCTCCTCTCCAAAGGCATCATTGACCCGGCCAAGGTCGTGCGCATCGCGGTCCAGAACGCCTCCTCGGTGGCCGGGCTGCTGATCACAACGGAAGCGATGGTTGCCGAGCTGCCCAAGAAGGGCGGCGCTGGCCCCGCGATGCCTCCGGGCGGCGGCATGGGCGGCATGGACTTCTGA
- a CDS encoding thermonuclease family protein → MYRHRIVRVNMDQERKVIVGMKHRGIMFALIALITSPVSAATLSGAPRILDGNTIQIEKTTVRLSGIEAPETDQICLDAQGQKWACGVAVRDELIKHSNGRTWDCHTGRVDEYRRALGSCFIEGEDINAWMVRSGLALSAFASHHTYVVYELVASTAHAGLWSGAFIAPWDWRRRNRSTIIVGATSVPVDAQEVLLGSVLLLEPPSPECPIKGTVERRGERIYYLPGQPGYEQIDMTKKRGQRWLCSEAEAEATGWRKAVP, encoded by the coding sequence ATGTATCGGCACCGTATCGTGCGCGTGAACATGGACCAGGAGCGAAAGGTTATTGTCGGGATGAAGCACCGCGGAATTATGTTCGCATTGATCGCTCTCATCACATCTCCGGTTTCCGCCGCGACACTCAGCGGTGCTCCGCGCATCCTCGACGGAAATACGATCCAGATCGAGAAAACCACCGTTCGGCTCTCAGGCATCGAAGCTCCTGAGACCGATCAGATTTGCCTCGACGCACAGGGCCAAAAATGGGCCTGCGGCGTAGCTGTTCGCGACGAGCTCATCAAGCATTCGAATGGACGAACGTGGGATTGTCATACCGGAAGAGTCGATGAGTATCGGCGAGCCCTCGGCAGCTGCTTCATCGAAGGCGAGGATATAAACGCCTGGATGGTACGCTCGGGCTTGGCACTATCGGCTTTTGCATCTCACCATACATACGTTGTTTATGAGTTGGTGGCCAGCACAGCCCATGCGGGGCTGTGGTCCGGCGCGTTCATCGCGCCCTGGGACTGGCGTCGCCGCAATAGGAGCACGATTATCGTGGGCGCGACGTCGGTTCCGGTCGACGCTCAGGAAGTCCTGCTTGGATCCGTCTTGCTATTGGAACCGCCGTCCCCCGAGTGCCCGATAAAAGGCACAGTCGAGCGCAGAGGCGAGCGCATTTATTACCTGCCAGGGCAACCCGGTTACGAACAAATCGACATGACGAAGAAGCGCGGCCAACGCTGGCTTTGCAGCGAAGCGGAAGCCGAAGCCACCGGGTGGCGTAAGGCCGTGCCATGA
- a CDS encoding co-chaperone GroES produces the protein MTFRPLHDRVVVKRIDAEEKTAGGIIIPDTAKEKPSQGEVIAVGPGGRDEAGKLIPIDIEVGERVLFGKWSGTEVKIDGQDLLIMKESDIMGVLTDVFSKKKVA, from the coding sequence ATGACTTTCCGTCCGCTTCACGACCGCGTCGTGGTCAAGCGCATCGACGCCGAAGAGAAGACCGCTGGCGGCATCATCATTCCCGACACTGCCAAGGAAAAGCCCTCCCAGGGCGAAGTCATTGCAGTTGGGCCGGGCGGCCGCGATGAGGCCGGCAAGCTAATTCCGATCGACATCGAAGTCGGTGAGCGGGTGCTGTTTGGCAAATGGTCCGGCACCGAGGTCAAGATCGATGGGCAAGACCTGTTGATCATGAAGGAGAGCGACATTATGGGCGTTCTCACCGATGTGTTCTCCAAGAAGAAAGTCGCCTAA
- a CDS encoding acyl-CoA dehydrogenase family protein, whose amino-acid sequence MAMHTQAYAQFAETQERLAEGHATARYSSFIAELSQLNFADADDRRAFPPTLHSILARHGLFGLTAPREHGGLALSLQEAIDLTSATASFDVSAASTLVIHNFLALPCIEAAPHIPAQAHIIRGATSGDLCAFALTEPGAGSAPRHIKSAAFMHEDKVRISGRKIWIGLADWARWIVCFARASGPDAKGRLVGVLVDRQAPGLKVTHEHRTLGLRGIIQNTLEFQDVEMPRSYVLSRHQDGWGAAASSMNRGRIGVAAMGLGALERAIQVAASYAGQRRLGKLRMIENSYIEQLFGQMVLRREVVKAMLAASCRLVSAHGAPNVHLASATKVLSSEWCGLVADQCVQLLGGRGYDEGTPLAKIYRDARILRIFEGPTETLLSHLGRCLLSKATRDEIADLFRSVGAASVHAAAIDELSGLNETDGAVLIYAGWLTTLGLAKAVMSADCFSASDCAAAAADLVSSELASLRTRMPARHSVETRSRANRTLATFLHDAACSIRSPVFTDDYLKLLQYV is encoded by the coding sequence ATGGCCATGCACACCCAAGCTTACGCCCAATTCGCCGAGACGCAGGAACGCTTAGCTGAAGGGCATGCAACTGCACGATACTCCAGTTTCATCGCTGAGCTCAGTCAGCTGAATTTCGCAGACGCGGATGACCGCCGAGCTTTCCCTCCGACCCTACACAGCATCTTGGCAAGGCATGGACTGTTCGGGCTCACCGCACCAAGAGAGCACGGCGGGTTAGCTCTCTCTTTGCAAGAGGCCATCGACCTCACCTCCGCCACGGCATCGTTCGATGTCTCCGCTGCGTCGACCCTCGTTATCCATAACTTCTTAGCTTTGCCCTGCATCGAAGCGGCACCGCACATACCCGCACAAGCCCATATCATTCGGGGTGCAACAAGCGGCGATCTCTGCGCTTTCGCTTTGACGGAGCCTGGAGCTGGTTCTGCCCCGAGACATATAAAGTCTGCGGCTTTCATGCACGAAGATAAAGTGCGTATCTCTGGCCGCAAAATCTGGATCGGCCTTGCTGACTGGGCTCGCTGGATCGTTTGCTTTGCGCGCGCGTCGGGACCCGATGCGAAAGGTCGGCTGGTTGGTGTACTCGTTGACAGACAGGCTCCAGGCCTAAAGGTCACGCACGAGCATCGTACACTCGGCCTACGTGGCATCATTCAGAATACCCTGGAGTTCCAGGACGTCGAGATGCCCCGTTCTTACGTGCTCTCTCGCCATCAAGACGGCTGGGGTGCGGCGGCATCTAGTATGAACCGCGGCCGCATCGGTGTGGCTGCTATGGGTCTTGGAGCCCTTGAGCGCGCTATCCAGGTAGCCGCCTCTTATGCAGGCCAGCGTCGGCTTGGTAAACTGCGCATGATCGAAAACAGTTACATTGAGCAGCTATTTGGACAGATGGTGCTGCGGCGGGAAGTAGTGAAGGCGATGCTAGCAGCATCCTGCCGACTTGTTTCAGCGCACGGTGCGCCGAACGTCCACCTTGCGTCGGCGACGAAGGTTTTGTCCTCAGAGTGGTGCGGCCTTGTCGCCGATCAATGCGTCCAGCTGTTAGGCGGCCGCGGCTACGATGAGGGAACGCCTTTGGCCAAAATCTACCGAGACGCTCGCATCCTCCGCATCTTCGAAGGTCCGACTGAGACGCTCCTATCGCATCTCGGCCGTTGCCTCCTCTCTAAAGCCACGCGCGACGAGATAGCCGATCTGTTTCGGTCGGTTGGGGCGGCATCAGTCCATGCTGCTGCAATTGACGAGCTCTCCGGGCTGAATGAGACTGACGGTGCCGTGCTGATCTATGCGGGTTGGCTCACCACATTGGGACTGGCAAAAGCTGTCATGTCTGCTGATTGCTTCTCAGCCTCAGATTGCGCCGCGGCGGCGGCTGACCTGGTCAGTTCTGAACTGGCATCTCTCCGCACTCGCATGCCGGCACGACACTCTGTCGAAACTCGCAGTCGGGCTAATCGGACACTCGCCACCTTTCTTCACGACGCGGCTTGCTCTATTCGCTCCCCTGTCTTCACAGACGACTACCTTAAATTGCTGCAGTATGTCTGA